One Streptomonospora salina genomic window, GCTACTCGGGTGCGATGCGGCGGAAGCGGCGCGACAGGGCGGGCAGGCGGCGCCCCTTGGGTACGGGACGGCCGCGCATCCTGACGCGGACGTCGGACGTGAGCATGTCCGCGATGAGCTGGGCGACGACGCCGCGCACGTTGCGGCCCAGCGCCGCCGATAGCCGGAATGGACACGACGCCGACCGTGGTCCTCGCCTTCGTCTTCGCCCGCTCGCTGTCGTCTGATCCCATGCCCAACCCGATTCCGTTCCGTTCCCGCCCCGTGCCGCTCCGCTCTGCGAGCGCAGCGGCGCGGGCCCAGCGCCCGGGCAGCGGGTCACCTACCGCCTAACCACCGTCCGTGCGGACATGTGCGCGGACGTCGCCGGAAGCGGCGCGCGGCGGCAGTGGAGCGAGCCGGGAATCCGGCGTCAGCGCACGTCCATGTCCACCACCCAGGCCCCGTCGACGTGGTAGAAGACGAAACCGTCCGCCTTCATCCCCGTTTCGTTGTCCACACCCTCGGGATAGACGATTTCGGCGTGGGCGGCGGGCGCGTCGCGCGGGGTCTCGCCGTCGACCGGAACCGTCACCTCGCCGACCTCCATGCCGCCCACGTGGGCCCGGTCGGCGGCGAAGGCCGCGAAACCGGCGGCGCAGGAATCCCGCCCCTCCTCTTGTGCGGCCAGATCCGCGAGGGCCGCCCGCATCTCGGCGGAGACGACGCCGCACCCGGCTTCGCCGTCGCCTGCCTCCATGGCGGCGACATACGTCCGGGCCGTCTCCGCGGCGGCCTCTTCGGCCCCCGGGCCGGAACTCGGCTGCGCGGTCGGCGACGGCTGTTCGGCACTGCTCGTTTCGGCCGATTCGCCGGCGGAACAGCCGGTTCCGGCGGCGAGGACCAATGCGAAGGGGATGAGGGCTCGGTAGAGCGGTCGCACGTGCAGACTGCCTTCCTGTTGCGATCGTCGGGGCACCGGTCGCGTTCCGGTGCCGCACTGCCCCGTGTGACGACCGTTCCGGAGCCGCGGTTCACCGGAAAACCGGCGAATCCGACAGATTCGGCAGACGTGACCGCGGTTGCGCACGCGCCGCGCACGCCGCGGAGGCAGCTCGGGAACCGCGAGTCGGCCCCCGCCGCAGGGCGGCGGGGGCCTCTCCCGGGTCGGCCGGAATGGGGGATGCGGACCGGCCGATCCGGTGGTCTCCGTGCCCGGCCCCGGCACCGGTCACTGCCGGTACCGGCGTGGCCCGGGCGGGGTCGGGGCTAGGAGACCGAGCAGGATTCCCCGTTGAGGGTGAAGGAGTCCGGCTCGGCGCTGCTGCCGCTGTGGTCGGCGTTGAAGCCGATGCTCACCGACTCCCCGGCCGGTAGGCTGCCGTTCCAGTCCGTGTTCGAGGCCGTCACGGTGGAGCCGGACTGCGACCAGTCGGCGCTCCAGCCGTTGGTGATCTGCTGCCCGCCGGGGAAGTCGAACTCCAGGTCCCAGCCGTTCAGCGCGGAGCCGCCGTCGTTGGTCACGGTGATCTGGCCGGTGAAACCGGATCCCCACTCGTTGGCGACGCTGTAGGACACGTCGCACGGCCCGGAGGAGGGCGGCGGGTCCTCGTCACCCGGGTCCTCGTCACCCGGGTCCTCTCCGCCGGTGGATCCGCCGAGCGCCTCGTGGACGGCGTCGTAGGCGGGCTTGCGCTGGTAGTTGTCGTCGAACAGCAGCGGGGCGCCCTGGCCGTCGAAGGTGTCGGGGACCCAGGAGTACTGGTCGGAGACACCCCAGACGGTCACGGCGACACAGCCGTCGACCGCGCCGCAGGCGTCCATGACGGTGCGGTAGTCCTGCGCCTGCTGCTCCAGGTCGCTCTGGTCGGCCGGCATGTCGATGCGCACGTCCAGCTCGGTGATGGCCACCTCGATGCCGAGGTCGGCGAAGCGCTGGATGTTCTGCTGCAGGTCGCCCGGAACCTGACCGTTGATCAGGTGCGCCTGCAGGCCGATGCCGTCGATCGGGACACCCTGGGACTGCAGGTCCTGGATCAGGTTGTAGTAGGCGTCGCTCTTGGCGTTGATCCCGTCGATGCTGTAGTCGTTCAGCCACAGCTCGGCGTTGGGGTCGGCTTCGGCGGTCATGCGCAGCGCGTCGGCCACGAAGTCGGGGCCGAGGGTGTCGTAGAAGACCGAGTTCCGCCACGAGCCGTCGCCCATGAAGATCTCGTTGGCGACGTCCCAGTAGGCGATATCGCCGGCGTAGCGGCCTGCCACCTCGTCGATGTGGTTCTCCATCACCGAGCGCAGCTCACTCTGGCTGAAGTTGCCGTTCTCCACCCACGAGGGGAGCTGGCTGTGCCACACCAGCGTGTGCCCGCGCACCTTCTGGTCGTTCTGCTGGGCGAAGTCCATGAAGGTGTCGGCGTTGCCGAAGTCGAACTGGCCGCGGGACGGCTCGGTGGACTCCCACTTCATGGAGTTCTCGGGCGTGGCGGCGTTGAACTCCGAGCCCGCCAGATCGGCGTACTGGCTGTCGTTTTGCAGATGGTCCGAGGCCAGCGCCGCTCCGATCTCGAAGCCCTGCTGAGCGGCGTGGTCCCGGAGCGGGGAATCGGCGGCCGCCGGCGCGGCCGGCGCCAGAACCGCCGCCCCCAGGAACGCCGCGAGCGCCGCGCCGGTGACCCGCCGGGCGCTGCCCGCACGGGTGCGGCGCGGGGTCTCGTGACCCCCGTGTCTGTCGAGTCTCACGTCAGGCACCTCCAGGTGCGCGAGTCCGATGGAATCCGAAGGTGGGAGCTCCCCCGCTCATGAGCGTGATGAACGTAACACCGGTTCTGAAGGCTCGAAAAGAAGAGATTCCGGACCAATCTGACCCCGCAATTCACGCGAGCCGCACACCAGGAACTTCGCTATGTCTCGACTGTGAATTCGAAACTATCGGATCGTCGACCCCCTATTGGGACGAACCGAAACCGTGCACACGTGCAGACCTTTACCCACGTACTCGCGATCGCACCACGCAGCGATCACGGGAACGTGAGACGTGAATGCGATCGCTATCCGATACTTTCGAACCCACTGTCGCAATACAGGCCGACCACATTCCGGGCTAAGCGATCGACCGGAAAACGCCTCACCGGTGGTTCACGGTCGGCGGTGCGACACCGGGCCGCGAACCTGAGCTGCGAGGCGCTCCAACGCGTCCAGATGGCGCAGCAAGGCGGACCGGCCCTGTTCCGTCAGCCGGATCCACGTGCGGCGGCGCCGGCGCTCGGTCATCTTGCACACCTCGGTGTAGCCGGCCTCCTGCAGCGCGCTGACCTGCTTGGACAACGCCGAATCGCTGCACCCGACACTCTGGCGCACCTGAGTGAACTCGACCCAGCCCCCGCGCGCGAGCCTGACCAGGATGGTCAATCGCGGTCGGACGTGGATGAAGTCGTCGAACAGGGTGTCGGTGATCGGCATGTGCTGCCTCCCTGGCGTGGGAGCCGCTCCCCCGCCCGAGCCGGGTCGGGCGGCGCCCGGCGCCGCGAGGTCGGGCGCCCCGACCTGCGCGTTCTCTCCAGCCGAACACGCGCCGTCGCGCGGGCGTCGGTGCCACGCCGGATCCGGGCGGGCCGCCGCGCCCCGCCGGTCGGCCTCACGGGCGCAGCAGGGTGCGCTCCCAGGCGCCGGCGGAGGTGGCCGTGTAGCGCAGCCGGATGTGGTTGCGGTCCTTGGCGCCCTGCCAGAACTCCACATAGTCGGGGCGCAGCGTGTAAAGCGTCCACTCGGGGGCGACGAGCTCGGGGTCGGCGGCGAGGCGGGCGCGGGCCTCGGCCAGCTCGCGCTCGTGGCGGGCGACCGAGTCCATCGGGGCGCTCTGCCCGCCTACCAGCGCTTCGGCGCGGGCGTCGGGTGAGCGGGCCAGGAAGTCGGCGGCGCTGGTGCGCGAGCTCTCCGGTGCCGCGGTGCCGGTGATGCGGACCTGGCGCCCCACAGGCGGCCAGTAGCAGGAGAGGGCTGCGCGGGCGTTGTCCTTCAGATCGCGCCCCTTGGGGCTTTGCGCACTGGTGGCGAAGGACCACCCGTGCGGTCCGACGTCTTTGAGGATCAGGAAGCGCGAGTCGACCCGGTCGGCCGCGTCGGCGGTCGCCAGGTTCATCACGTGCGGCTCGGGAACGCCGGCGTCCACAGCGTGGTCGAGCCACTGCGCGAACAGCTCGACCGGGTCCTCGGGAGCCGAGTCGGGGTCGAACGAGGGGATCGCGCCGGCGAACACCGGGATCCTCCGCAACCGATCGCGCATGGGACCGCCGAGGGCGTCCTGCGCCGGTCCCGATTCCGCACCGCCGGGATCGCGTTCCACCTGAACTCCCCTTCTTCGTCCGCCGCCGACCGCTGAATCCCGCCCACCGGAACCGGCGGACCCGAGGATCAGCATAGGCGCTCGCCCGATCCGGCGGAGTTCCGGTGATCTCCCGCACGCCGCGAACCGGGTGGACCGGGCACCGGAGCGCCTGTTGTACTGGGCATACGCGTGCTCCCAGGGGGAATGCGGGAAACACTCGGGAGCGCTCCCATAAATGTTCGGAACCGCCGTGCACAACCGTCGACAGTCCCTTGCCGTATTCGATCGGCCGCCAGTACGTTCCCGGAAGAACCCGGCGAATTCGCCGACGCGACGCGGGCCCGCCCCGCCCCTTCCGCTGCCGCGTGATGCACCCGCGACACGTGCCCCTTGGAGCCCTCATGTCCGACTCCGTCGTGATCCCCGCCTTCCCGGTCCCGCTGCGCCGGCTCAACGCCCCTGAGCCCTGCGAGGCCGACGGATACGACCGGCTGGTGGTGGGAGCCGCCGCAGGGACCGACCTGTTCGTCGATCCCGCCGACGGCGCGCGCCGCGACACCGCTCCTGCGCTCGTGGGCGGTCTCGACGGCGACTTCCGTGTCAGCGCGCTGGTGCGTGCCGGAATGTCCGCCGCATTCGACGCCGCGGTGCTACTCGTCTACGCCTCCCCCGACGCCTGGGCGAAACTGTGTCTGGAGTCGTCCCCGCAGGGCCGGCCCACGATCGTCTCGGTGGTCAACCGCGGGGTCAGCGACGACTGCACCTCCTTCGCGGTCGATCCGCGCTCGGAGGACGTGCGGCTGCGTGTCAGCCGGCTCGGCTCCGCCTACGCCTTCCACGCGCGGGTCGGCGAAGGCCCCTGGGAACTGATCCGCTATTTCGCCCTGTGCGAGTCGGCCGAGGTCGGCTTCAGCGTCCAGAGCCCCACCGGTTCGGGCGCCACCGCCCGCTTCGAAGAGATCGCCTACTCCGCCGAACGCCTCGCCGACGTGCGCGACGGCAGCTGATCCGGCGCGCCGCCGCGACCGGGCGGCCGATGCGCGCCCTCGGCCCCGGGGAGCCGCAGCGGTCAGCCGCTCCCGGCCGAGGCGCCGGTGTCCTCGCCCGACCCCCCCGCGGCGGAACGGCCTTCTCCGTTCCACCGGCTGCGCCCGTACCAGGGCCACCAGTAGACCGTGCGCCCTTCGGGGATCAGCCGGTCCAGCCGGATGGTCAGCACCAGGGCGAGACCGCCGGCGACCATTCCGGTCATCAGGTCGGTGAACCAGTGGAAATGCAGGTATACCGACACCATCGCCTGCAGCACCGCGATGCCCACGATGCAGTACCCCAGCCGGCGCACGATGTTCGGCCGCGCAGCCCGGTAGCGGATGATCAAGAACAGCACCAGGCCGTAGATCAGGATGGCGTTGGCGCCGTGCCCGGAGGGGAAGGAGACCCCGGAATCGTCGAAGAACGACGGGTCGCCGGTGCGCGGGTGGCTGCGCATGAACAGCAGTTTCATCGACGCCACCAGGCACACCATGCTGAAGGGGCCGACGGCGCCCAGGATGATCGGCCGCCAGGAGCGGTGCCAGTAGGCCAGCTGCAGGCAGGTCACTCCCAGTACCGGAAGCGCGACGAAACGCGAGGCGACGGTGTCGGGCCCGAGGATGAGCGGCATCCGCAGCTCGTGCCAGAACGGCCGAGGTGCGTTGTTGATCAGATTGTCGATAGGGTGGAGCGGGCCGGCTGAGAGAACGGTCATGATGATCAGTGCCACAGCGAGCATGATCGCCGCCTTGTCGGAGGCCAGCCCCCATGCGATCTCGCTGACGCTCGGCCAGGCGCCGCGGGGATCCCCGGG contains:
- a CDS encoding endo-1,4-beta-xylanase; protein product: MRLDRHGGHETPRRTRAGSARRVTGAALAAFLGAAVLAPAAPAAADSPLRDHAAQQGFEIGAALASDHLQNDSQYADLAGSEFNAATPENSMKWESTEPSRGQFDFGNADTFMDFAQQNDQKVRGHTLVWHSQLPSWVENGNFSQSELRSVMENHIDEVAGRYAGDIAYWDVANEIFMGDGSWRNSVFYDTLGPDFVADALRMTAEADPNAELWLNDYSIDGINAKSDAYYNLIQDLQSQGVPIDGIGLQAHLINGQVPGDLQQNIQRFADLGIEVAITELDVRIDMPADQSDLEQQAQDYRTVMDACGAVDGCVAVTVWGVSDQYSWVPDTFDGQGAPLLFDDNYQRKPAYDAVHEALGGSTGGEDPGDEDPGDEDPPPSSGPCDVSYSVANEWGSGFTGQITVTNDGGSALNGWDLEFDFPGGQQITNGWSADWSQSGSTVTASNTDWNGSLPAGESVSIGFNADHSGSSAEPDSFTLNGESCSVS
- a CDS encoding transcriptional regulator; translated protein: MPITDTLFDDFIHVRPRLTILVRLARGGWVEFTQVRQSVGCSDSALSKQVSALQEAGYTEVCKMTERRRRRTWIRLTEQGRSALLRHLDALERLAAQVRGPVSHRRP
- a CDS encoding pyridoxine/pyridoxamine 5'-phosphate oxidase, translated to MERDPGGAESGPAQDALGGPMRDRLRRIPVFAGAIPSFDPDSAPEDPVELFAQWLDHAVDAGVPEPHVMNLATADAADRVDSRFLILKDVGPHGWSFATSAQSPKGRDLKDNARAALSCYWPPVGRQVRITGTAAPESSRTSAADFLARSPDARAEALVGGQSAPMDSVARHERELAEARARLAADPELVAPEWTLYTLRPDYVEFWQGAKDRNHIRLRYTATSAGAWERTLLRP
- a CDS encoding DUF1349 domain-containing protein, yielding MSDSVVIPAFPVPLRRLNAPEPCEADGYDRLVVGAAAGTDLFVDPADGARRDTAPALVGGLDGDFRVSALVRAGMSAAFDAAVLLVYASPDAWAKLCLESSPQGRPTIVSVVNRGVSDDCTSFAVDPRSEDVRLRVSRLGSAYAFHARVGEGPWELIRYFALCESAEVGFSVQSPTGSGATARFEEIAYSAERLADVRDGS
- a CDS encoding phosphatase PAP2 family protein, with the protein product MLAVALIIMTVLSAGPLHPIDNLINNAPRPFWHELRMPLILGPDTVASRFVALPVLGVTCLQLAYWHRSWRPIILGAVGPFSMVCLVASMKLLFMRSHPRTGDPSFFDDSGVSFPSGHGANAILIYGLVLFLIIRYRAARPNIVRRLGYCIVGIAVLQAMVSVYLHFHWFTDLMTGMVAGGLALVLTIRLDRLIPEGRTVYWWPWYGRSRWNGEGRSAAGGSGEDTGASAGSG